Proteins co-encoded in one Arachis hypogaea cultivar Tifrunner chromosome 11, arahy.Tifrunner.gnm2.J5K5, whole genome shotgun sequence genomic window:
- the LOC112719995 gene encoding jacalin-related lectin 3 yields MSLEEYGKKPVSVGPWGGNGGYRWDDGVYSSVRQFVIVHGEGIDSIQVEYDHNGNSIWSGKHGGSGGHITDKVKLDYPDEYLTSIEGYYGSLSQWGACYVRSLSFESNKRTYGPFGSEKGIHFSLPVSGAKVVGFHGRCAWHLDAIGVYLNSFQPNPSKALSLSKSYLVNTTTTTTEASGGYSVIQGSVGQGFDIVLALRQKDELGNKPMGKISSFNESKVVEEPSLGKISSFNKESNNIEEPKEKVGQVEKTPSMVEGIVTYGPWGGSSGYLFDDGPYNGIRQINLSRNIGIVWIRVLYDLDGERVWGHKHGGAGGYKNDKIFFDFPYEVLTHISGYYGSVMYMGPVVIKSLTFHTNKRLYGPFGEEHGTYFTTKLIKEGKVVGIHGRNGLFLDALGVHVMEGKVMAPVKAPPSPSSMAMIPREPTIPEIMESPQLPLPARLSHSKSAPVEEIPYGVIKEPAPCGPGPWGGDGGRPWDDGVFSGIKQIYLTKAPEGICSIQIEYDRNKQSVWSVRHGGNGGNIMHRVKLEYPHEVLTCISGYYGPITADEQAVIIKSLTLYTSRGKFGPFGEEVGKFFTSTTTEGKVVGFHGKSSIYLDAIGVHMQHWLGSHKPSKSSSIFKLFDL; encoded by the exons ATG AGTTTGGAGGAGTATGGAAAGAAGCCGGTGTCGGTTGGGCCGTGGGGAGGCAACGGCGGATACCGGTGGGACGACGGCGTGTATTCATCGGTGAGGCAGTTTGTGATTGTTCATGGTGAAGGAATTGACTCCATTCAGGTTGAATATGACCATAATGGAAATTCTATTTGGTCAGGGAAGCATGGTGGAAGTGGAGGCCATATAACTGACAAG GTGAAGCTTGATTATCCAGATGAATATCTGACATCAATTGAGGGATACTATGGAAGCTTAAGCCAATGGGGTGCTTGCTATGTTAGGTCCTTGAGTTTTGAGAGTAACAAAAGAACTTATGGACCCTTTGGTTCTGAAAAAGGAATACATTTTTCATTGCCAGTTTCTGGGGCAAAGGTAGTTGGATTCCATGGTAGATGTGCTTGGCACTTAGATGCCATTGGTGTGTACCTAAACTCCTTCCAACCAAACCCATCAAAGGCTTTGTCTCTTTCAAAAAGTTACTTAGTTaacactactactactactactgaaGCTTCTGGTGGCTACTCTGTTATACAAGGAAGTGTTGGTCAAGGATTTGATATTGTTCTTGCTTTGAGACAAAAAGATGAACTTGGTAATAAGCCTATGGGGAAGATTTCTAGTTTCAATGAGTCTAAAGTTGTTGAAGAACCTTCCTTGGGGAAGATTTCTAGCTTCAACAAGGAGTCAAACAATATTGAAGAACCTAAagaaaag GTAGGTCAAGTGGAGAAGACACCTTCAATGGTTGAAGGTATAGTAACATATGGTCCTTGGGGTGGTAGTAGTGGATACTTATTTGATGATGGACCCTATAATGGAATTAGGCAAATCAACTTGTCCAGGAATATTGGAATTGTATGGATTAGAGTTTTGTATGATTTGGATGGGGAAAGAGTATGGGGTCATAAACATGGTGGAGCAGGAGGATACAAAAATGATAAG ATATTCTTTGATTTTCCATATGAAGTCCTAACACATATATCTGGGTACTATGGATCTGTGATGTACATGGGACCTGTGGTAATAAAATCACTAACCTTTCACACAAATAAAAGGTTGTATGGACCATTTGGAGAAGAACATGGGACTTATTTCACAACAAAGCTTATTAAAGAAGGGAAAGTGGTTGGAATCCATGGTAGAAATGGTTTGTTTCTTGATGCTCTTGGTGTGCATGTCATGGAAGGGAAAGTAATGGCACCAGTGAAGGCACCCCCTTCTCCTTCTTCCATGGCAATGATCCCAAGAGAACCAACCATTCCTGAAATAATGGAAAGTCCTCAATTGCCCTTGCCAGCTAGATTGTCACATTCTAAATCAGCACCTGTTGAAGAG ATCCCTTATGGTGTGATAAAAGAACCAGCACCATGTGGGCCAGGTCCATGGGGTGGGGATGGAGGAAGACCTTGGGATGATGGGGTGTTTTCTGGAATTAAGCAAATTTATTTGACAAAAGCACCAGAAGGCATTTGCTCAATTCAAATTGAGTATGATCGAAACAAGCAATCTGTTTGGTCTGTTAGGCATGGTGGTAATGGAGGCAATATCATGCATCGG GTAAAATTGGAGTACCCACATGAAGTATTAACTTGCATATCTGGCTATTATGGTCCAATTACTGCTGATGAACAAGCAGTAATAATAAAGTCACTAACATTATACACAAGTAGAGGAAAGTTTGGTCCATTTGGTGAGGAAGTAGGCAAGTTTTTCACTTCAACAACAACTGAGGGTAAGGTGGTAGGTTTCCATGGCAAGAGTAGCATCTACTTGGATGCAATTGGAGTTCATATGCAACACTGGCTTGGAAGTCACAAACCttcaaaatcatcatcaatatTCAAGTTATTTGATTTGTGA
- the LOC112719998 gene encoding putative disease resistance RPP13-like protein 1: MAAALVGGAVLSSIFNVVFDRMSSPEVANWIKGKKLTQKLLERLKTTLYSVQAFLIDAEQKQIKERAVKDWLGSLKDAMYVADDLLDEVFTKAATQKDPGTFFSRYLNLQDREIANRMEEIIERIESIVKQKDTLGLREIPKENMSWRITTSLVERSSIYGREKDKEAIVKLLLDDDDTGDGDISVIPIVGMGGIGKTTLAQLVYNDEKVKENFDFRGWVCVSEEFDVIKVTKTIIEAITSSSCNLKDLNLLQRDLKERLSRQKFFVVLDDAWNEDYEDWNRLLKPFKNGIKGSKILITTRSKKVASMVQTVSPHELGLLSDEDCWLVFSKHARLSTESMENSTLKEVGKAIVRKCDGLPLAAQALGGLLRGNSDVEYWNHILKSEVWKFSNDKIKVVPALRISYYFLPSCLKECFVYCSLYPKDYEFDKDELILLWMAENFLQPVGKNTLEEVGDEYFDELVARSFLQPHSNKKNKFVMHDLVHDLAMMFAGEFYFRAEGLENAVEVDVKTRHLSHNAKGNYPISKLMGVCDRIKHTRTFLAINLNEWIPFNMENAPCILLSHLKYLRALSFKSFPLESVPDSIGELIHLRYLDLSETDIVTLPESLGNLYNLQTLKLYRCRNLKLLPVGMKDLVNLRHLDIGGTQLHEMPKGMSKLKNLQFLSHYVVGKCDENKVTELGALANLQQSISIVELENVVNGGEALMARMADKDGIDSMMLGWSFDEVDEDTVDSQMERDILDKLRPHTNLKGLYISGYRGTTFPDWLGHSSYRNITTITLYGCRNCCMLPSLGQLPSLKHLQISKFESVGIVGAEFYFYENDKSCVETPPFQKLETLLFKSMPCWKEWRSMVLNAFPRLRELTIRKCPSLRGDLPIHLSSLQSLQIEKCDELSCCVPRAPAITTLSISGKHLVGSVVEAITNTQLTCLTSLSISHCSSQIWFPVSAIPPSLQELRIEGCRELEFQMDGQHHSLQELDIRSSCDSLASFSLLDSFPNLVTVEIEKCEKMASIVVSRSLSCLRYLWIKYCGSMKSVSTIWMAAPQLERLSLVGCPEINLCAPGVPHHSLRYLFISYCEKLVSTAAFMNSQFQGLIHLWIEGECESVKCLPKEGWLPASLESLTLSGLSVETLECNRLAHLTSLHELSIYECPKLENMEGEKLPASLKQLYIIGSPLLGKRCEMKDPQLWPKISHIPAIRVDDRWIW; the protein is encoded by the coding sequence ATGGCTGCAGCACTTGTAGGTGGAGCTGTTCTGTCTTccatttttaatgttgtttttgacAGGATGTCCTCGCCTGAAGTTGCCAACTGGATCAAAGGGAAGAAGCTTACCCAGAAGCTGCTTGAAAGGTTGAAGACTACTCTTTATTCTGTTCAAGCCTTTCTCATTGATGCTGAGCAGAAGCAAATCAAGGAGAGAGCTGTCAAGGACTGGCTCGGTAGTCTCAAAGATGCTATGTATGTTGCTGATGACTTGCTGGATGAAGTCTTCACCAAAGCCGCCACTCAGAAGGATCCAGGTACCTTCTTCTCTCGTTATCTCAATTTGCAAGATAGGGAGATAGCAAACAGGATGGAAGAAATAATTGAGAGGATAGAGTCTATTGTGAAGCAAAAAGACACTCTTGGTCTTAGAGAGATTCCTAAGGAGAACATGTCATGGAGGATCACTACATCTCTAGTTGAAAGATCCAGTATATATGGCAGGGAAAAAGACAAGGAGGCCATAGTGAAGTTGTTGTTGGATGATGATGACACTGGGGATGGTGATATATCTGTGATTCCCATTGTGGGCATGGGAGGAATAGGAAAGACTACTTTGGCCCAATTGGTTTACAATGACGAAAAAGTGAAGGAGAATTTTGATTTTCGAGGTTGGGTTTGTGTGTCTGAAGAGTTTGATGTTATCAAGGTTACCAAGACTATAATTGAGGCAATAACTTCGAGTTCCTGTAACTTGAAAGATTTGAATTTACTTCAACGTGATTTAAAggaaagattgtcaagacaaaaATTCTTTGTTGTCTTAGATGACGCATGGAATGAGGATTATGAAGATTGGAATAGGCTTCTAAAACCTTTTAAGAATGGGATTAAGGGGAGTAAAATTCTCATAACCACTAGAAGTAAAAAGGTGGCTTCTATGGTGCAAACTGTTTCACCTCATGAACTAGGTTTATTGTCTGATGAAGATTGTTGGTTAGTGTTTTCAAAACATGCACGTCTTTCAACTGAGTCTATGGAAAATTCAACTCTGAAAGAAGTCGGCAAAGCTATTGTAAGGAAGTGTGATGGATTGCCCTTGGCAGCTCAAGCCCTCGGAGGCTTATTGCGTGGAAATTCTGATGTTGAGTATTGGAATCATATATTGAAGAGTGAGGTATGGAAATTCTCCAATGACAAGATAAAAGTTGTTCCGGCTTTAAGAATAAGTTATTACTTTCTTCCTTCATGTTTGAAAGAGTGCTTTGTTTATTGCTCGTTGTATCCAAAAGATTATGAATTTGATAAAGATGAGCTCATCTTGTTATGGATGGCTGAGAATTTTTTACAACCAGTTGGGAAAAACActttagaagaagttggtgatgaATATTTCGACGAATTAGTTGCGAGATCATTTTTGCAACCTCAtagtaataagaaaaataaatttgtgaTGCATGATCTCGTGCATGATTTGGCAATGATGTTTGCTGGAGAATTCTATTTTAGGGCGGAAGGGCTTGAGAATGCAGTTGAGGTTGATGTTAAAACTCGTCATTTGTCCCATAATGCTAAGGGCAATTATCCAATCTCAAAACTGATGGGAGTTTGTGACAGAATAAAACATACAAGGACATTTCTTGCAATCAATTTGAACGAGTGGATCCCATTTAACATGGAAAACGCACCTTGTATCTTGTTGTCGCATTTGAAGTACTTGAGAGCCTTGTCGTTCAAAAGCTTTCCTCTAGAGTCAGTACCTGATTCAATAGGTGAGTTGATTCATTTGCGTTACTTGGATCTGTCCGAGACCGACATTGTGACATTGCCGGAGTCATTGGGTAACCTCTACAATTTGCAGACCTTGAAGTTGTATCGGTGTAGAAATCTGAAATTGCTACCAGTTGGCATGAAAGACCTTGTAAATTTGCGCCATCTTGATATTGGAGGGACTCAGTTGCATGAGATGCCAAAAGGCATGAGCAAGTTGAAAAATTTGCAGTTTTTAAGCCACTatgttgttgggaagtgtgacgaGAACAAGGTCACAGAATTGGGAGCACTTGCAAATCTACAGCAATCCATTTCCATTGTCGAATTGGAGAATGTGGTGAACGGCGGTGAAGCTTTGATGGCAAGAATGGCTGATAAGGATGGCATTGATTCTATGATGTTGGGTTGGTCGTTTGATGAAGTAGACGAGGATACAGTTGATTCCCAGATGGAAAGAGATATACTTGACAAGTTACGACCTCATACTAATTTGAAAGGGTTATATATCTCTGGTTACAGGGGTACAACCTTTCCAGATTGGTTGGGACATTCTTCCTACCGCAACATCACCACAATAACACTGTATGGTTGCAGGAATTgttgcatgcttccttcacttGGACAATTGCCCTCTTTGAAGcaccttcaaatttcaaaatttgaaagtGTGGGGATTGTGGGTGCTGAGTTTTACTTTTACGAGAACGATAAATCTTGTGTGGAGACACCACCATTTCAAAAGCTTGAAACTCTTTTGTTTAAGTCAATGCCTTGCTGGAAGGAGTGGCGTTCAATGGTGTTGAATGCATTTCCTCGACTTAGGGAGCTTACGATAAGGAAGTGTCCGTCGTTGAGAGGAGATTTGCCCATTCATCTATCATCTTTGCAATCACTTCAGATTGAGAAGTGCGATGAGCTGAGTTGTTGTGTTCCAAGGGCTCCTGCGATTACcactctttcaatttcaggaaagCATCTAGTGGGGTCTGTGGTGGAGGCCATTACCAACACGCAACTGACTTGCCTCACTTCTTTAAGCATCTCACATTGTTCCTCCCAGATATGGTTTCCAGTGAGTGCTATTCCCCCATCACTACAAGAGTTGAGGATCGAGGGTTGTAGAGAATTAGAATTCCAAATGGATGGCCAACACCACTCACTTCAGGAACTAGACATACGTAGCAGCTGTGATTCACTTGCGTCCTTCTCCTTGTTGGATTCCTTTCCGAATCTCGTGACTGTTGAAATCGAGAAATGTGAAAAGATGGCGTCAATTGTGGTGTCACGCTCTCTTTCATGTCTCCGTTATTTATGGATCAAGTATTGTGGGAGTATGAAATCCGTGTCGACGATATGGATGGCAGCACCTCAGCTAGAGCGTCTCTCATTAGTGGGTTGCCCAGAGATCAATTTGTGTGCTCCAGGAGTTCCACACCATAGCCTCAGATATCTTTTCATCAGCTACTGCGAGAAACTAGTGAGCACTGCAGCATTCATGAATTCACAATTTCAAGGGCTTATTCATCTTTGGATTGAAGGTGAATGTGAGAGTGTGAAGTGTCTCCCAAAGGAAGGTTGGTTGCCTGCCTCCCTTGAGTCTCTCACACTGAGTGGCTTAAGTGTGGAGACGTTGGAATGCAACAGACTTGCCCACCTCACCTCCCTCCATGAATTATCTATTTATGAATGTCCCAAGTTGGAGAATATGGAGGGTGAAAAGCTGCCTGCCTCTCTAAAACAACTCTACATCATTGGTAGCCCTTTGCTGGGTAAACGGTGTGAGATGAAGGACCCACAGCTTTGGCCCAAAATCTCCCACATCCCTGCCATTCGAGTTGATGATAGATGGATTTGGTAA